The DNA sequence CAGCTGGccctcgcgctgagagcagtcgcttcagaccagtgcgggcttcagcaagtctccgatgggccagaggctcactggagactgggggctccacacaggctggattgggggtccctgagggctgcaaatggcccccaggccagagtttgggcactcctggactaaacaattgttaaaggtccaagatccctaaagttgaaagtttgctcaccTCTTTCCTAATACAAAGATTTTATCTGTAGCTTCTTCTGAAGGGCACTATGTGTCCTTCTTGCCCGTGTCAGAAGACTCACTTTCTTTCTCCCATTTCTCTTTCTAGATAATACATGGGCAGTGACAACCAAACCAGAATGTCAGGATTTGTCCTCCTTGGTTTCTCCACCAAAATGGAAAACCAGAGGTTCCTTTTCCCCATCTTCGTCTCCATGTATCTGCTGACTCTCCTTGGTAACCTGATGATTATTCTGCTTATCCGAACTGACATCCGGCTCCTTCAtgcccccatgtatttctttctcAGTCACCTCTCCCTGGCAGATCTTTGCTTTGCTTCCACCATTGTGCCCAAAGCTCTGGACAACCTGCTGTCAAACACAAAGACCATCTCCTACTGGGGCTGCTTCAcccaaatgtatttctttgtaGCTTTTGGGATCACAGATAGTTTTCTTCTTGCCTCCATGGCAtatgatcgctatgtggccatttGTCATCCCCTCCACTATTCAGCCCTGATGACCCGCAAGTGCTGCCTTCTACTGGTGACAGGATCCTGGCTACTGGCTCATCTCCACTCTCTGGTCCACACTCTCCTGATGGTTCGACTCTCCTTTTGTGCCTCCAGGATCATCCCTCATTTCTTCTGTGATGTCCAGCCTCTGTTGCGCCTATCTTGCTCTTCAACCCAACCCAATGAACTCTTGGCCTTCACTGAGGGCTCCCTAGTCATCATGGGCCCCTTTCTCTTCATTGTGATATCCTATATCCTCATCCTGAGGGCCATTTTGAAAGTGCCCTCAGCAGCTGGGAAGCGCAAGGCCTTCTCAACTTGTGGTTCTCACCTAGGAGCAGTGTCATTATTCTATGGCACCGTGATAGCTGTCTACATACAGCCCTCCTCAACCTACTCTATCACAAAGGATCGGGTGGTGTCAGTCCTTTATACCATGGTAACCCCAATGCTCAACCCCTTCATCTATAGCCTGAGGAATGAGGATGTAATGGGAGCAATAAGAAGGCACATAAATAGTCAAAGAAAATAGAAATATCCTTCCACATCTTTATGTTCTCTTATTTGCcttgaacaggggtgtccaaactttgtggcaggagagccatatcatctctctgatactgtgtcaagggctgagaaaaaaatttacatttaaaatttgaatcaatttataCAAATTAATACATTAGAGGTAGAACTTGATGCACTTGGGACAATCAGGAATGTGCTTTCAGCAAACATACAAAACACATGGAGGCATACATTGATACATTTGgg is a window from the Tiliqua scincoides isolate rTilSci1 chromosome 2, rTilSci1.hap2, whole genome shotgun sequence genome containing:
- the LOC136638695 gene encoding olfactory receptor 1f45-like is translated as MGSDNQTRMSGFVLLGFSTKMENQRFLFPIFVSMYLLTLLGNLMIILLIRTDIRLLHAPMYFFLSHLSLADLCFASTIVPKALDNLLSNTKTISYWGCFTQMYFFVAFGITDSFLLASMAYDRYVAICHPLHYSALMTRKCCLLLVTGSWLLAHLHSLVHTLLMVRLSFCASRIIPHFFCDVQPLLRLSCSSTQPNELLAFTEGSLVIMGPFLFIVISYILILRAILKVPSAAGKRKAFSTCGSHLGAVSLFYGTVIAVYIQPSSTYSITKDRVVSVLYTMVTPMLNPFIYSLRNEDVMGAIRSLLAHSAACLN